A genome region from Rickettsiales endosymbiont of Stachyamoeba lipophora includes the following:
- the gltX gene encoding glutamate--tRNA ligase — MMTVITRFAPSPTGLLHIGNVRTALINWLYTKKHNGKFMLRLDDTDPERSKLEYALQIEHDLKWLGFSWDIFAKQSDRITRYEEIKQQLINAGRLYPCFETPEELEIKRKMQLTRGKPPIYDRAALKLSPEEVAKMVAGGKKPHYRFKMLDEAIIWNDMVRGEIKFEGSNLSDPILVREDQSFTYILCSVIDDIDYSITHIIRGEDHISNTAIQVQIFKALNATIPEFGHLALIKAAEGEMSKRIGGFEVLSLQQKHIEAISIATMLAKLGTSDPIQPRATLEEIIDEFDISKFNKAVANYDQHELINFNHKTLGILEFKQVEAQLKALGLNNVTAEFWLAIRSNIVTIDEASEWWQICFEEMKPIIENPELLQHAIDNLPEEPWDNNTWKTLSKQLSAITGLKGKDLFLPIRKALTAKDHGPELNLLLPLIGKERAIKRLNGKNG, encoded by the coding sequence ATCATGACTGTAATCACTAGATTTGCCCCTAGCCCAACCGGGCTTTTACATATTGGAAATGTAAGAACTGCTCTTATTAACTGGCTATATACCAAAAAGCATAATGGTAAGTTTATGCTACGTTTAGATGATACTGATCCAGAACGTTCAAAACTTGAATATGCTTTACAAATTGAGCATGATCTCAAATGGTTAGGTTTTAGCTGGGATATTTTTGCTAAACAATCTGATCGCATTACTCGTTATGAAGAAATTAAGCAGCAATTGATTAATGCTGGTAGACTTTACCCTTGTTTTGAAACTCCTGAAGAATTGGAAATCAAACGCAAAATGCAACTCACCCGCGGCAAACCTCCTATTTACGATCGCGCTGCACTTAAGTTATCTCCAGAAGAAGTAGCAAAGATGGTTGCAGGCGGCAAAAAGCCCCATTATCGCTTTAAGATGTTAGATGAAGCTATCATTTGGAATGATATGGTGCGCGGAGAAATTAAGTTTGAAGGATCTAATCTTTCTGATCCTATTTTAGTCAGAGAAGATCAGAGCTTTACCTATATTTTATGCTCAGTGATTGATGATATTGACTATAGCATAACTCATATAATTAGAGGTGAAGACCATATTTCGAACACTGCTATTCAAGTGCAAATCTTTAAAGCTTTAAATGCTACTATTCCTGAGTTTGGGCATTTGGCTTTAATAAAAGCAGCAGAAGGAGAAATGTCTAAGCGTATTGGTGGCTTTGAGGTATTGTCGTTACAACAAAAACACATTGAAGCAATATCAATTGCTACCATGCTGGCAAAATTAGGAACTAGCGATCCTATTCAACCTAGAGCCACTTTAGAAGAAATCATTGATGAATTTGATATTAGCAAATTTAATAAGGCTGTTGCCAATTATGATCAACATGAATTAATTAATTTTAATCATAAAACCTTAGGTATACTAGAATTTAAACAGGTTGAAGCCCAACTTAAAGCATTAGGACTTAATAACGTAACGGCTGAATTTTGGTTAGCAATTAGATCAAATATAGTAACTATTGATGAAGCTAGTGAGTGGTGGCAAATCTGTTTTGAAGAAATGAAGCCTATAATTGAAAATCCTGAGTTACTACAGCATGCTATTGATAACCTACCTGAAGAGCCATGGGATAATAACACTTGGAAAACACTGAGTAAACAACTGAGCGCTATTACAGGATTAAAAGGCAAAGACTTATTTCTGCCCATTCGTAAGGCTTTAACAGCTAAAGATCATGGCCCAGAATTAAATTTATTATTACCTCTTATTGGTAAGGAAAGAGCGATTAAAAGATTAAATGGTAAAAATGGTTAG
- a CDS encoding substrate-binding domain-containing protein: protein MVKMVSIGNTQIKRCIINIISKLIIAISFISYSNLGMAESSFRMSGSLVLYPLMTVIAEDYHEDFNYPAPIVENVGSGPGFRLFCLNKFYSPQIVMASRPITQSEVKLCAQNGINKIAKLVIGSDALVIAISKNTPLGITSLSTEQLVNTLAHPKFKTWRDINPSFPKKVIKIHGPNSNSGGYDIIKDIVTKNTTNSIKQNMYIENGNNQNLIIQKIVNDPYALGLIDIGYFYANTHQLRILALDDFTVNDENILNGNYALSRKLILYYDEQMIKSDPKFAHLIDYLKKYYTKRREAFSALGITPVSN, encoded by the coding sequence ATGGTAAAAATGGTTAGTATTGGTAACACTCAAATTAAACGGTGCATAATTAACATAATATCCAAGCTAATAATTGCGATTAGCTTTATTAGTTATAGCAACTTAGGTATGGCAGAATCTAGCTTCCGTATGTCCGGCTCATTGGTGCTTTACCCGCTAATGACCGTGATTGCTGAAGACTATCATGAAGATTTTAATTATCCTGCACCTATTGTAGAAAACGTAGGAAGTGGCCCAGGGTTTAGATTATTTTGTTTAAATAAATTTTATTCCCCACAAATTGTAATGGCTTCTCGGCCAATAACACAATCAGAAGTCAAATTATGTGCACAGAACGGCATTAATAAGATTGCCAAGCTAGTAATTGGTTCCGATGCTCTAGTTATTGCTATTAGTAAAAATACCCCTCTTGGTATTACCTCTCTCTCAACTGAGCAGCTTGTTAACACTCTTGCTCATCCTAAATTTAAAACCTGGCGAGATATAAACCCTAGTTTCCCTAAAAAAGTTATTAAAATTCATGGTCCTAATTCTAATAGTGGTGGTTATGATATCATCAAGGATATTGTTACAAAAAACACAACTAATAGTATAAAACAAAACATGTATATAGAAAATGGTAATAATCAAAATTTAATCATTCAAAAAATTGTAAATGATCCTTATGCCCTTGGTTTAATTGATATTGGATATTTTTATGCTAATACTCATCAATTGAGGATTTTAGCGCTTGATGACTTTACTGTTAATGATGAAAATATCCTTAATGGGAATTATGCACTAAGCCGTAAACTTATATTATATTATGATGAACAAATGATTAAATCCGATCCTAAGTTTGCACATTTAATAGATTATTTGAAAAAATATTATACCAAGCGAAGAGAGGCCTTTTCAGCCCTTGGTATCACTCCTGTAAGCAATTAA